Genomic DNA from Corynebacterium diphtheriae:
AAGCGTCGTCGTATTTGGGTGCGTTTGCGTCCGGTAAGCCCATCGGTTACCCAAATTGAGACGGGTGGTTTGGCGCGTACCGACCGTGCAGGTTGGGGCGAGGAATATGACAGAATTCACCGTGAAATTCTCGGATTGCCGGATCCAGAGTATTCTGATCCGGAGCTAGGGAGATAAGAGGTGCTATGAACGTCAACTCGAACCTTGCGCAGCTATCAGATATGGCTTTCGCATCGAGCTTCGTTATTTACTTCATCGCGTTGGTGTTATCCATCGTGTACTACATGAAGGTTAAGGGAATCATTGATCAGCGCCGTGAAGGCCTAGAGCCCTCCACGGCATCGGCGGATAAGTTCGCTGGTATGACGCAGATGATTGCGTGGCTTGGTGTTTTTGTCCACATTGCTTCCGTGGTGTTGCGTGGTTTGTCGGCGAGCCGATTCCCTTTCGGAAACCTCTATGAGTACATCTTGGTGATCAGCGTGTTTGCCGTTGCTGTGGCTGCTGGTTTCTTGCAGCGCCATGAGCTTCGGGTTATGTGGCCGTGGGTGCTTACCCCAGTGTTGGCCTTGTTGTTTTACGGCGGTACTAAGCTGTATGCGGATTCCGCTCCGGTGGTTCCTGCTTTGCAGTCCTTCTGGTTCCCGATTCACGTATCGACGGTTTCCATTGGCGCGTCGATTGGTTTGATTTCTGGGGTGGCGTCCTTGTTGTATCTGCTGCGTATGAGCAAGAACAAGCGTCTTACGGCTTTAACGTCGCCGTTGCCTTCTGCTAAGACGTTGGATGCGATTGCTTACCGTACGGCCATTGTGACTGTGCCAGTTTTTGGTTTGGGTATTGTTCTTGGTGCTATTTGGGCGGAGAGTGCGTGGGGTCGTTTCTGGGGTTGGGACCCTAAGGAGACTGTCGCGTTTATTACTTGGATTTTGTATGCGGCTTATCTGCATGCTCGTGCTACCGCAGGGTGGCGTGACACCAAGGCCGCATGGATCAATATCGTGGCATTGTTAACCATGGTGTTTAACTTGTTCTTTATTAATATTGTGGTGTCAGGCCTGCACTCTTATGCTGGCCTGAATTAGAGCGTCCGGATGAGCTCGTGTACGCGGGCGAACTCGTCGTTGACTATCTCGTAATATGCCCATTTGCCACGTTTGTGGCGGGTGACGAGGTTGGCATCGGCGAGTTTTTTCATGTGGTGTGTGACCGTGGGCGCCGAGACGGCAAGTGCCTCTGAGAGATCGACACAGCAGAGTCGTTCGGGATTTTCTGCTACCAAGTAAAGCAGTTGGAGGCGCGTTGGATCTGAGAGCACCTTAAAAAGGGCGGCCGCCTTAACGGATTGCATACATGAACTATATAGGCAAGGTTAGGCTAAGTAAAACGGCTATTCTTGCTCTTTATCTCGTTTTCTTTTCTTGTATTGTTCGAGCTCGAGCTTCCACAGGAAATCCTCATCATCGTCAGGCCCTTTGATTTGTGGCGGTTCGGGGGATTTCCAGGTTTTGGGCCCGAAAGCTTTCCATAGCAGTACGATTGCTGCGATAAGAACAAGGAGAATAATGAGTCGGCCCATGGTTTCCTTTTCCGGTAGGGTCTTGTGGGTGGATGAAATAAAAAAGCCTGTCATAGACCCTACCGTGAAGTCTGAGGCACGAAAGGCTGTAGTCGTTTATGGTCTTGCACGGTTTATTCTCTTTGTTGTGCTTACCGCGGTTATTCAATTAATGGCGGTGGCTATTCAGGCGCCTGTGCCACTGTTGATTTCGGCTACGTTAGCACTGATCGTTGCTATGCCGCTATCTGTTTTCCTTTTTAAGGGTGTTCGGGTTCGCGCCACTCAGGCTGTGGCTTTGTGGAGTGAGCAGCGCAAGGCGGAAAAGGATTGGGTTAAGCGAGAATTATCAAACCGATAGTGGTCAGTAGTGACCATGCCAGCATGGCTTTTCCGGTGGTGCCAAGGACGGGGATGAGATCCTTTCCTGTGGCACCATTTTTTACGGGCTGTGCAGCTTTGACCGCTAGGGGGAGTGCGAGTAAACCTAGCGATCCCCAAGAGAAAAACGATATGGAAGCGAGAAACGGCAAGGTGATGAGCACGTAATACAGAATGCGGGTTGTGGGATCGCCGAGTCGGACGGCAAGGGTGATCTTGCCGGATTCTTTGTCTGTGGGGATATCGCGCAGGTTGTTTACTAGGTTTACTCCTGCGGACATTGCGCCGATCGCAACCGAGCAGGCGAATCCTGTGTATGTGACGTGCCCAAGCTGGGTGAATTGTGTGCCCATGATTGCGACTAGGCCGAAGAAAATGAAGACGGCAACCTCGCCAAGTCCGCGGTATCCGTATGGATTTTTTCCGCCGGTGTAGAACCATGCTCCCGCGACGCATAGGAGGCCGATTGCTATGAGCCACCATGCGCTGGTGAGGGATAGGGCAATTCCTGCGATGCCGGCGAATCCGAAGGCGATAAATGCTGCGCGTTTTACTGCTGCCGGCTCGGCAAGTCCGGATCCGGTGAGGCGGAGGGGACCGGTGCGGTCGTCATCCGTGCCGCGGATGCCGTCGGAGTAATCGTTGGCGTAGTTGACCCCGATGATGAGGGCCCAGGCCACGATGAGTGCGAGTAAGGCTTTCCACCATACGATTCCGGCCCCGGCTGCACCGGTTCCCACGATGACGGGCGCGAAGGCGTTTGCCCAAGTGTGTGGGCGAGCGCCTTCTTTCCAATCGGCAAAGGTTGCTTGAGACATGTTGTCTATTCTTCCATTGCGTTTCTTGTGTGGTTAATTTATAGTTGGATAGTAACGAACAATTGTTCGAACCCGCAAGTGGGGGTAGATGTTAGGGCCGGGTGCTATGGTGCCTGTATATAGTGATTTTAAGGGGGAAATATGGCTTTTTATCGTTGTTGCGATATTGGGGACGAGTTCGCTTGTGAAGAAATATTGCTCAATCAGTTCGAATATCAAAGATGGCTTCGTGTGCAACCTCATCCAGACGATGATGTCACTGCTTATTGCTCAGCGTTGGGTGCGCGCATTGATAAAACGGAGCACTTTGTACTCCGGCGTATCGACGCAATCTCTACACTGCTAGAGCTTAAAGGGCTGCATAAGCTGTTTCTTCAGTTGTGGCATCTTGATATGCCGCGCCTGATGGCCATTGCTCAGGCATTAGGCGGGGTACGCAAGGAACACTGGCCAGATATTGATGCGGTATTGGTCAAGATGTTGACTCCTACTCGTGATCGGCAACATTTGCCCGGTCCGAGAAGGATTGTCAATGTGATCCGCCAGCTCCTTGTAGAGCTGGAGCAGGCCCACGTAGTAGAGGAAAAAGAAGTGCGTGCGATGTTTTATGACGCAGGCACGGGCAAAACTGGATTAGATATTGTGCTTTCGGATGCTTCTGCTGAGGTGATTCGTGAAAGTATCGCGGAGACAAAGCGGGTGCATTCCTGCGATGATGAAGCTGCGCTGGTCATTTTGGCTACGGGTGGCGGTGTCCGCATTAAGTTATTCCAGCCAAAGATGAGTGACGCG
This window encodes:
- a CDS encoding DUF4229 domain-containing protein, producing the protein MVSFSGRVLWVDEIKKPVIDPTVKSEARKAVVVYGLARFILFVVLTAVIQLMAVAIQAPVPLLISATLALIVAMPLSVFLFKGVRVRATQAVALWSEQRKAEKDWVKRELSNR
- a CDS encoding 1,4-dihydroxy-2-naphthoate polyprenyltransferase → MSQATFADWKEGARPHTWANAFAPVIVGTGAAGAGIVWWKALLALIVAWALIIGVNYANDYSDGIRGTDDDRTGPLRLTGSGLAEPAAVKRAAFIAFGFAGIAGIALSLTSAWWLIAIGLLCVAGAWFYTGGKNPYGYRGLGEVAVFIFFGLVAIMGTQFTQLGHVTYTGFACSVAIGAMSAGVNLVNNLRDIPTDKESGKITLAVRLGDPTTRILYYVLITLPFLASISFFSWGSLGLLALPLAVKAAQPVKNGATGKDLIPVLGTTGKAMLAWSLLTTIGLIILA
- a CDS encoding ArsR/SmtB family transcription factor; amino-acid sequence: MQSVKAAALFKVLSDPTRLQLLYLVAENPERLCCVDLSEALAVSAPTVTHHMKKLADANLVTRHKRGKWAYYEIVNDEFARVHELIRTL
- the ccsB gene encoding c-type cytochrome biogenesis protein CcsB → MNVNSNLAQLSDMAFASSFVIYFIALVLSIVYYMKVKGIIDQRREGLEPSTASADKFAGMTQMIAWLGVFVHIASVVLRGLSASRFPFGNLYEYILVISVFAVAVAAGFLQRHELRVMWPWVLTPVLALLFYGGTKLYADSAPVVPALQSFWFPIHVSTVSIGASIGLISGVASLLYLLRMSKNKRLTALTSPLPSAKTLDAIAYRTAIVTVPVFGLGIVLGAIWAESAWGRFWGWDPKETVAFITWILYAAYLHARATAGWRDTKAAWINIVALLTMVFNLFFINIVVSGLHSYAGLN
- a CDS encoding HNH endonuclease signature motif containing protein, with amino-acid sequence MAFYRCCDIGDEFACEEILLNQFEYQRWLRVQPHPDDDVTAYCSALGARIDKTEHFVLRRIDAISTLLELKGLHKLFLQLWHLDMPRLMAIAQALGGVRKEHWPDIDAVLVKMLTPTRDRQHLPGPRRIVNVIRQLLVELEQAHVVEEKEVRAMFYDAGTGKTGLDIVLSDASAEVIRESIAETKRVHSCDDEAALVILATGGGVRIKLFQPKMSDAVYTLSGARVPDSIAVGLEKKYHDIDKAEQASTNAYAFPATMRDYIQARDGHCRFPGCMVPASHCDIDHIEEYDAGGRTTPNNAQCLCRHHHNLKTSKAVDCVSANGIAVDWIMADGTEVTTAAEGVMFGQSFAQRVEARTKRRDAKLKYRTS